Proteins encoded within one genomic window of Brachybacterium avium:
- a CDS encoding transporter substrate-binding domain-containing protein, with the protein MQNRRSFIRGSGLVLSAAALGGLAACSRTSTGGGDSGGSDGGGGGGDLLSKLQDAGKITVGFAGEAPYSFEDGGELQGATVAMHREIFGELGIDTVEGKLTDWGSLIPGLNAGQFDAVSAGMSILPDRCAQAAFSEPEFQYTTALMVPTGNPDGLKDMQSFVDSGLTVATMSGAIESSYAEDLGLDSIEVGGPQDGVDALKAGNAAAFALTAISLNWLADNTVDDVEVTDSFVAEIDGVKQVGAGGTVFRKEDTSLLDAYNEKLAEIIADPERYLSIVGDYGFTKEELPPEDMTTEILCSGDLSSLQ; encoded by the coding sequence ATGCAGAACCGCCGCAGCTTCATCCGAGGGAGCGGTCTCGTCCTGTCGGCCGCCGCACTGGGCGGCCTCGCCGCCTGCAGCCGCACCAGCACCGGGGGCGGGGACTCCGGCGGCAGCGACGGCGGTGGTGGCGGCGGCGACCTGCTGAGCAAGCTGCAGGACGCCGGGAAGATCACCGTCGGCTTCGCCGGCGAGGCACCGTACAGCTTCGAGGACGGCGGCGAGCTCCAGGGCGCGACCGTCGCCATGCACCGCGAGATCTTCGGTGAGCTGGGCATCGACACCGTCGAGGGCAAGCTCACCGACTGGGGCTCGCTCATCCCGGGCCTGAACGCCGGCCAGTTCGACGCGGTCAGCGCCGGCATGTCGATCCTCCCGGACCGCTGTGCCCAGGCCGCCTTCAGCGAGCCCGAGTTCCAGTACACCACCGCACTCATGGTCCCCACGGGCAACCCGGACGGGCTGAAGGACATGCAGTCCTTCGTGGACTCCGGTCTGACCGTCGCCACCATGTCCGGTGCGATCGAGTCCAGCTACGCGGAGGATCTCGGCCTGGACAGCATCGAGGTCGGCGGCCCGCAGGACGGCGTGGACGCGCTCAAGGCCGGCAACGCCGCAGCCTTCGCCCTCACCGCCATCTCGCTGAACTGGCTGGCCGACAACACCGTCGACGACGTCGAGGTGACCGACAGCTTCGTTGCCGAGATCGACGGGGTCAAGCAGGTCGGCGCCGGCGGCACCGTGTTCCGCAAGGAGGACACCTCCCTGCTGGATGCCTACAACGAGAAGCTCGCCGAGATCATCGCCGATCCCGAGCGCTACCTCTCGATCGTCGGCGACTACGGGTTCACCAAGGAGGAGCTGCCGCCCGAGGACATGACCACCGAGATCCTCTGTTCCGGTGACCTCTCGTCCCTGCAGTGA